Below is a genomic region from Balaenoptera ricei isolate mBalRic1 chromosome 3, mBalRic1.hap2, whole genome shotgun sequence.
ATACAGAcagatattttgatatatttgtttcataatatatccccagcacctagaacagtgcctagcatatagtatgaattaataaatatttgttgaatggataagtgaatgaattttaatcattttacatatgaaaaaaacCTCTGAAGCTCGAAGAGATTAAAAACCTGTCCAAGTCACATGGCTGGTAAATTGCAAAGCAAAGTCTAAAACTTAGGTCTCCAGAAGCATGAATTAATGCCAGAGGCCATTCCACTGTTTAAGGATTGGGTGTGGGGTAGCTGCTGAGAAGGTAAGAGATGAGTAAATTATGgtccagcatttattatgtgcttgACACAGTATTTAGGCATTGGatacataggaataaataaagcaaattttcTATCTTTATGAAATTCCATatttttgcaattctctctttctAATCAAATCTCATTGAGTCCTTTACGACCCAAATTTCTTCTCACCTTTGCCATAAACTCTCCCCTAAGCATCCTGGCCTCAGTGACAGCTCCTTTCCTTAGACATTAACTGTGATGTTTGGCTGACATTTACCTTATTCAGTATTCTAGTTATCATTGCATTTGCTCATGCCATCTTATACAATAAGGACAGCAAATTCTTTGAGGAGAAGGGGCTTACAGTCTAGACTTTTTTCCTTCACAATTCCTGCCCTGACTTTCCTAAGCATGTATTAAGTTCTTAGGAATACTTCTTGCTGGTCTCTTCCCATTTCCCATCCCCTGTTATATTTATGGTCTTTTCTTGGACAGAGTGAGGACAGTTAGATTTGTTCCCTTGAGCAAGGACTGCTGTATCTTTCAACAAAGATCCCTCAAAATGTCTCAGTCAAATTGGGGTATGTGGGCTTTAGATCTGATCTCTAAGCTTCCTTTCCTtatttaattaattcaacaattatttactaAGTGCCCGATATGACTTATAGGGTACTGTGCTATAGCAATAAGCTAGAGATATCTGATCTCTACTTTCATATAGttacatgattaaaaataaattaatcatttGAGATGCTGATATGTTATAAAGACATAATGACAAGGGAAAGTGATAGAGCATAACCAGGGAATAAAAGAAGTTTGTATTAATAAGAGTGGTTATAGAATCGTTTTCGGAGGAGGTGACTTTTAGATGAGAGGCAGGACAAAGCACTAGCTAGGAGGGAAAAAAGAGCATTTTAGGCAGAAATTAAAGCAAGAGCAGAGAGCCTGAGACAGTTGTAAGTTCCAAGAACAGAAAGAATATCATATACCCAgaataaaatgagggaaaaagaaaatggtagaagAGGTGCCATTTCTGAACCCAGAGCTGACAACAATTCTTTAGTATTTCAGATAGTCAACTTTCAGAGTTAACAGAGAAAACATGTGCTATTTTATATCTAGGGAATTCCCCagggaaggaataaaaagaattattattCTAATTCTTTGCCTTGCTATTGTTGTGATTTATAACAATATGAATTCAACTGGAGTCTAAACTCTACTTTGTACATAATAGGTATTATTCAGTTTTTTCCTTGTTTACACTAACAGTCATGGGAACTCAACAGTTGCAAAAGCAACcacaatatgaaaaataaaaacacaaaataaacatcTGTGTTTTAACAGTTTGTTCATGATGATTGTATGCAGAATCATGCCCATTCACATGATAGTAATATATGGATTTAAGCAGATCAAGTGATACAAAATGGCCCCTGATCACTTCTATATAGAAGTGGCTCTTAATCTGTTAGTGGTGATAGACCTTTTTGAGAATCTTATAAAGTCAGAAGCACTTTCcctagaaaaatacaaagattcACATCTACACAAAAGATGAATACAAATTTAAAGGCTGTGTGGAACTTTAAGGCTCAGCCATGTAACCCAGAGCATCCAATCAAGGGCTCTCAAAATTTGTTGTATATAAGAATCACCTGAAAGCTTGTTATAAAGCTTGTTATAAAGGCATGTTATATAGCCTTGCCCCAGGAAGGTGCAAGATGGGATGAAGGGACCCGCGTTTTGGATAAGTTCTCCAGGCGATTCTGAAGCAGGTAATAGACTGCACTTTGTCAAACTCTGCTTAGGGGGCTGTGAAGGAGAGAATTAGAGAGCAGAGCCCCAGAGAAGTGGAGACTGAAAGCACCTAGAAATTCAAAAGAACGAAATAGACCCTGGGGAGCTGAACTTGGGGAGATTAATGTCGGAAGAATGAAGAAAGGGTAAAGTAGATGTAAAAATCAGAGCTATGTAAACTTGGGTAGGATGTATTAGGAGTTGGGCACAGGAGCTTGGAAGCAGGTTGAAAATAATGGGAAGATTCTGGGTTGTGGAATTTGCCATCAAGGCAATCTCTCGTGATCAAAACAAACCCTCATAAGAGAGGTTCTCCAGATTGCCTCTGAGGAGAGAATAGCTACTGTGTCTGCTAACCCTCTTGAATTACTCAAACcagaaaataaagacagaacTCATCATACTAATGAGCACACCTCTACCCACCACCTTCATCAGCAAATTACTGTGTCTGCACTGGGCGGGTCCTTTATTCCTTTAACTTTACAGATTAGCAAACTGAGGCACTCAGGGAGGGAAAGCCTAACTCCAGATCACCCAGTAAATAACACCTGGATAAATAACACCTGTGTCAAGATCGGAACCTGGCTTTCTGTCCCTTGGTCCGGTGctcttcttcctttctacttggtcctgaaataaaaaatattttatggaacccCTTGTTCCATAAATTCCTTGGGAATGTGTTCACCCCAAAAGAGTTCAGGGAAATTCATGCAGATGCAAATATATCTTAAGGTAGGCAACAAGTTTCAATTGAAACAATACATTGGCATGCATGCAATTTTgtttctcattcattttaatgCAATGCGGTCATTACCACAAAAGCAAGGTTTATCTCAGTGCTTACTTGCTCCTTATCATGGAGCAGACGATGAACTCCACCGCATTCTTAATGATCTCCGAGCCCAAGAGGTTTAGGAATTTTGGAAAGGCTGGTTCTAGGCTTTTGCCCGAGTCATCTGGCTTGTCATCTGGCTTGCTATCTGGTTTGTcatctgaaaaacagaatggaatCTCGGGGTGATTCTCagcaagaagaaagggaagtTTCTTTCATTGTAGGGAACACTAGAGCTCTTTATACCCCCTCTCACTAATTATATAGCTTCATATAGTTATATTTATTGCGTATCTAGTGCCTGCCTGGTGATTGTCTTCACGTGCATTATGTCATTTATTCCTGAAACCAAACAGAGCAACAGATATTGATGCTTAGGCAGACATTGGTTCTCTttccagatgaaaaaactgaagctcatggaggttaaggaacttgttcAGAGTTAAAGCAGCTAGTAAATGCCAATGCTGGGACTGAAAGGCAGATTGCTtggttttaatgtatttttctcatGTAATCCCTGGACCTATGGAAATGATAATAAGGAGGATGATATAATAATAGGTAGCGTTTTCTGAGCACATACCTATGACAGGCAATCtacgtgcattatctcattttattctcacagcAACAGTATGAAGGAGGCAAAGTTATTATCCGAAGTTAAAGGTAAAGAAATGGAAGTTGAGAGAGGTTTAGGAGGGGGTCAAAGTCACAGAGATGGTAAGTGGCAGAATCAGAATTCAATCCCATGTTTGCCTGGTATTAAAATCCAGGTTCTTAAGCACTCTGTGATGAACTGCATAGTCTTTGACAGAAAAGGTATGATCTAACTACAAGTCTGTTATAAGGTTGAGAGTAGTATAATAATGATGACAAGGAGAAATTCTGTCACTTGTACAGCATGTGGTAGTTCTGTAAATAATGATTTTACATctactgtgtaagtttaagctTGACCAATCTTGTGGAGTATGCAGAGCTCACCGGACTCAGAAACTGAGAACATTAAGTGACTTGCAGAAGATCTTACAAATAGCAAGAGAAGATGGTACTGTAACTGCAGGTCTCTTACTTCTGATATTTAGTCAAGTGCCTTTTGGAATGAGGCCAAAGATCCAGAGTGAAGTTGGTGACATGCAAGGTCCCTTGGGGGGGGGGTTTGGCTTTGCTTAGTGGTCTAAGTGGTTTGGGAGATTAAAAGCAATGCAAGAGCGGCAATTAAAGATACGAACAGCCCCCCCTTTGCACCCTGGTGCCAGGATGAAGTAGGACCtttgtcttttagttttactgTAGCCTCACAAGTAGTGTTGGCAGATTTGGTAAATAAAattacaggatgcccagttaaagttgaatttcagataaataacaataCTTTTTTAGTGTAAGAATGACCCATGAAATATTTAGTACATAATTAAACGaaaaaattattgtttatctgaaattcaacttTAGCTGGGTGCCCTGTATTTTATCTGTCAATCCCACCACACATTTTGACTCAAGAAGTCCCAACTTCTATACAATGTACCCCATTACTCTGAATGAAGGAGATGTAACTAGCTTTTGGTGTGGAGGCTGTCAAATTAGTGAGAAGAGTTGCATTTATATTATATCCTAAAATAGAAAGTCTTAGTAAAAAATATGGCTTTCAATTCtgcaaacatttattgtttactaTGCCACTGCAAAAAATTCAATAGGAGCACTACCAGTCTGGGACCTATAACCAAGATCAATATACTAACCACCAAGTATTCATTTGTTCAGCTGTtggtttttttcattcaacaagtgttttTGAGCCTACTATTATGTACATAGCATATGCTGCTAAGAGTTAAGGCAAAAATGGGCATATATGGACCTGACCCTTACATAAAGCACAGGGCAACCACGGTGACCAGAATTGCTTTGTTTTCATTACatgaaggggaaggaaagggaaggtatATTTGTGATGCTCAGGTACTAGGATGTGCTTTCATCACATGCCTAATCCTTATTCAGTTCAGTGATAGGATTACAGGAGAGAAAACAGATGCTCAGAGAAATTCTTAAAGTCACACATATAGAAAGTGGCTGAGCCAGGgtttgaacttttatttttttttaacttcacagAGCATGTTCCTCATTTGATATAATACTGCCTTCAAGAAACTGTCCCCTGGAGACATTTACCAGCTGCGAACCAGAAATTCCTTGCATGACAAGTGAGTTCCTTTTTTCTGTGTTCCTATCAGCCTACTTGCataacaatttaattttattatttttactttaactttttattttaatatgatgCTAAATGCTAACTTTTCAAAATGCAAGGAGCCCTGGATTGCAGTGTGTGTGAAGATCAAATCCTTGGCTCCAGCCTTTGGATCGCATATATAATGAGAGGTATGAGAGTATGGTGGGTGATGTTTTGGAGTCCTATATACCTGAGTTTGATTCTGTCTTCAGCAAAACGTTCACCGTGTAACTGTATAAACAATATTTAATTATTCTCTCAGTTTCTTATTGTCAAGATGGAAAGATACTTTATTTATGTGtgatgtatatcatatatatgtatgtatatatatgcatatctatgtatctctatatctatattatataaatCACTTATTGCAGTACCAGGTCTAAGGTGAGCCCACAATAAATGCTcattgtattattattactattgttaatAATAGTAGCAACAGAATGATTCATAGTAGCTTTCTCCGCTAGTGCTTAaagatacaaaaattttaaaatgctgctaAAATATTAAGAACTTTGAAAatgctgaaaaataataaaaattaagaaatttgacATACCAGAAACAAATTATCAAAGCCAATAgttgaatattttctcctttcagttaaaATATGGGGTAGCCTTTATTTACATTAACTACCTGATTGAGTTTCTTAGTCAATATAATCATAAAGTTCTGAAAAAACACAGTAATGCTGATATTTATACAgtttttatagtttacaaagtgACAAAAGCATGCTCATTTCACCTGGTGCAGTTGgtaattatcccattttacagatgaggaaactgaggttcaaagcaGTGAACTGATTTAACCAGTTTCAGAGTTCATGAGAGACAGACCTGGGACTGGTCTCTAGGATATAAATCTTACTTTTTACTTTACCACGGTGATTACTGTAGAGGTAGATGGGCACAGTAGTCTCTGAGCCCATCCCTGTTGTAGCTTTGTTGGAGTGTCTGCCTGTGGGTTGTGCCAGTGAACAGTGGGTGACGGAGGGTGGGAGTTCTGCCAAGTTACATTTAGAAGAGCTCAGAAAGCTCTGTTACTATTTGTACTGTCTGTGTTTTCTGACCTATCATTCTGATTGGAGACAAGTTAAGAGCTCACTGTCTTCTgtaaaccaaaaattaattaatgagaaTTCTGCCTGCTGCCTTTTGGTCCTCTATGTGCTTGGAACAGACATGAAAGAAGTAGATGCTTTAGAATAGAAAGAATCGAAAGACTTGGGTTTCAATCCCAGGTGTGCCACTTCTACCTGTGTCTATGCTCAAATAACTTTCCCTCTGCAAGCTCAGTTTATTTACCTGCAAAAAGGGAAATGATAAAACGGTGCACCTTTACTTAAAAAGattatgagaatcaaatgagatgatacatgATAACAGtaacagttaatatttattgggtgcttaTGATGGACCAGATACTTTTCCAATatgttttgtctcttttatttaattttcatgacaACTAAATGAGAAAGTTAACCATTGATATTCCCTTTTAAGTGTGAAGCCCTTAGAGGTTAAAGAGCATGCCTGAAGTTACATTTCTGACTCGTGGTAGAGCGAGACCTAGGAGTCTTATTCCAGACTCTTCGCCTTTGAATATTATTAgttataatcattaaaaaataaacaccccCAGCTCTCAAGGAAATTATAATAGTGTCACTATATCACATgaagatataagaaaaaaaatcattctaaacTT
It encodes:
- the C3H5orf46 gene encoding uncharacterized protein C5orf46 homolog, whose amino-acid sequence is MAVSVPRLTIVWGLLVLILTCQADDKPDSKPDDKPDDSGKSLEPAFPKFLNLLGSEIIKNAVEFIVCSMIRSKGFMECDDKEEEKQEEEHSSK